In the genome of Mucilaginibacter defluvii, one region contains:
- the mazG gene encoding nucleoside triphosphate pyrophosphohydrolase produces the protein MPLIPPVTGATPAVAFERLLKIMDDLRENCPWDKKQTIESIRHLTIEETYELSDAILSGDLQEVKKELGDIMLHLVFYSRIASETNDFNITDVLNSISDKLINRHPHIYGDTAAEDEAAVKRNWEQIKLKEGNKSVLGGVPASLPALVKASRIQEKARGVGFDWEDKSQVWEKVEEEMHEFKQEFNPEDHRDFDHEKAEGEFGDLLFSLINYARFININPEDALEKTNRKFIKRFQYLEAKANEQGRKLHDMTLAEMDVFWNEAKKL, from the coding sequence ATGCCTTTAATTCCGCCTGTTACCGGTGCTACGCCGGCTGTTGCTTTTGAACGTTTGTTGAAGATCATGGATGATCTGCGTGAAAATTGTCCGTGGGACAAGAAGCAAACTATCGAGAGCATCAGGCACCTTACCATCGAGGAAACCTACGAGCTTTCGGACGCCATTTTGAGCGGCGATTTGCAGGAGGTGAAAAAGGAACTGGGCGATATTATGCTGCACCTGGTTTTCTATTCGCGCATAGCGTCCGAAACTAATGATTTTAATATTACCGATGTGCTGAACAGCATCAGCGATAAGCTCATCAACCGCCATCCGCATATTTATGGTGATACAGCGGCAGAGGACGAAGCGGCCGTTAAACGTAACTGGGAGCAGATCAAACTAAAAGAAGGCAATAAATCGGTTTTGGGCGGTGTGCCCGCCTCGTTACCGGCTTTGGTGAAAGCATCGCGCATACAGGAAAAAGCCCGCGGTGTAGGTTTTGACTGGGAGGACAAAAGCCAGGTATGGGAGAAAGTGGAGGAGGAGATGCACGAATTTAAACAGGAATTCAACCCGGAAGATCACCGCGACTTTGACCACGAAAAAGCTGAGGGTGAGTTTGGCGACCTGCTGTTCTCACTCATTAATTATGCCCGCTTTATCAATATCAATCCCGAGGATGCGCTCGAAAAAACCAACCGGAAATTTATTAAGCGTTTTCAATATCTCGAGGCAAAAGCGAATGAACAGGGCCGGAAACTGCACGACATGACGCTGGCCGAAATGGACGTTTTCTGGAACGAGGCGAAAAAGTTATAA
- a CDS encoding RNA polymerase sigma factor — MSLITFTFPQREYTTNPSEQLMHLTKGIAESELISQCKKGSLKYQELLYKQFYGYAMGVSLRYSINRDDALEVVNDAFIKVFNAIHTYNDDKPFKAWLRTVVVNTAIDQRRKGLKFMANTDIDEAPPIGQGATVIGKMNAQDILNLLNLLPEIQSTIFNLYEIDGYNHDEISKMLDIPVSSSRVYLSRAKEKLRKILSKEEPNL; from the coding sequence GTGTCATTAATTACCTTTACCTTCCCCCAAAGGGAATACACAACTAATCCGTCTGAACAGTTAATGCATCTAACCAAAGGCATTGCTGAGAGTGAGCTCATCAGTCAATGTAAAAAAGGCAGCCTGAAATACCAGGAGTTGCTATACAAGCAATTCTATGGCTATGCTATGGGTGTTAGTTTGAGGTACAGCATTAACCGCGATGATGCCTTAGAGGTAGTTAATGACGCTTTTATAAAAGTTTTTAATGCTATACATACTTATAACGATGATAAGCCATTTAAAGCCTGGCTGCGTACGGTGGTTGTAAATACCGCAATTGACCAACGGCGCAAAGGCCTGAAGTTTATGGCGAATACTGACATTGATGAGGCACCGCCCATTGGTCAGGGTGCTACGGTAATAGGCAAAATGAACGCGCAGGATATTTTAAACCTGCTGAATTTACTGCCCGAGATACAAAGCACCATTTTTAATTTGTATGAGATAGATGGTTATAACCATGACGAGATCAGCAAGATGTTAGATATACCGGTTAGCTCATCGCGAGTGTACCTGAGCAGGGCAAAGGAGAAGCTGAGAAAAATTTTAAGTAAGGAGGAGCCAAACTTGTGA
- a CDS encoding diacylglycerol/lipid kinase family protein, with the protein MPKVKLLHNPRAGDKAHSKENLIALFAKENFECDYSSIKEDGWEQITNDTEIIAIVGGDGTVRKAAKAILKDDVKAPHLIGLLPFGTANNIAKTLEIDGEVQDIIHTWHNKNTSPFDVTYVGGLTERVLFLEGFGYGIFPQLMREMKLVDKTKLDTPEKEIKKAQEVLRDIVLNYEARECVITTDDETISGCYLLVEVMNICSIGPHLKLAPHASPGDGMLELVLLPEKQRRHFADYLQHLIDGNDCPAFPYETYTGKSFTLTWMGTDLHADDELIDYTQPAKLKLEVQPGNLQFLVP; encoded by the coding sequence ATGCCGAAAGTTAAACTGTTGCACAACCCCCGCGCGGGCGATAAAGCGCATTCAAAAGAAAACCTGATAGCCCTTTTTGCCAAAGAAAATTTTGAGTGTGACTATTCGTCGATAAAAGAGGACGGCTGGGAACAAATCACCAATGATACCGAAATAATTGCCATTGTAGGTGGCGACGGCACTGTGCGTAAAGCAGCCAAGGCCATCCTTAAAGATGATGTAAAAGCGCCGCATCTAATAGGACTGCTGCCTTTTGGCACCGCGAACAACATCGCAAAAACGTTAGAAATTGATGGCGAGGTTCAGGATATCATCCACACCTGGCACAATAAAAATACCAGCCCGTTTGATGTAACTTATGTTGGCGGACTGACAGAACGGGTATTATTTTTAGAGGGGTTTGGCTATGGCATCTTCCCCCAGCTAATGCGCGAAATGAAACTGGTGGACAAAACCAAGCTTGATACGCCCGAAAAGGAAATTAAGAAAGCACAGGAAGTACTCCGGGATATCGTACTGAATTATGAAGCGCGCGAATGTGTGATTACCACAGACGACGAAACAATTAGCGGGTGTTACCTGCTTGTTGAAGTGATGAACATCTGCTCGATAGGCCCCCATTTAAAGCTCGCACCCCATGCCTCGCCCGGCGATGGCATGCTTGAGCTGGTTTTATTGCCCGAAAAACAGCGGCGCCATTTTGCTGATTACCTGCAGCACCTTATTGATGGTAATGATTGCCCTGCCTTCCCTTACGAAACTTATACCGGAAAGAGCTTTACTCTTACCTGGATGGGTACTGATTTACATGCCGACGATGAATTGATTGACTATACGCAACCTGCAAAACTGAAGCTTGAAGTACAACCAGGCAACCTTCAGTTTTTAGTACCATAA
- the surE gene encoding 5'/3'-nucleotidase SurE produces MRILITNDDGIYSPGIAALAQIANKFGEVRVVAPDVEQSSMGHAVTHSRPLSYKKSPIEFPGIEAYRVNGTPADCVALGTHLWSKTDVVLSGINMGPNLGNSMWHSGTLAAAKQAVLFGIKGIALSTPVGKTEPDFKALEPFVEKVLSSLLQDDKLALYNVNFPEHPTDITWTRQSVRLYDGTVIPGTDPMGRKHYWFTVTPLEPADEGTDRWAVENGLVSITPLRLDLTNEEELKQMIKTQPVSL; encoded by the coding sequence ATGCGGATACTGATCACCAACGATGATGGAATATATAGCCCGGGCATAGCTGCCCTGGCACAAATAGCAAATAAGTTTGGCGAGGTAAGGGTAGTAGCCCCGGATGTAGAGCAATCATCAATGGGCCACGCGGTTACCCATTCAAGGCCGTTGAGTTATAAAAAATCACCCATAGAATTTCCGGGTATAGAGGCTTACCGGGTTAACGGTACCCCGGCAGATTGCGTGGCTTTAGGAACACACCTTTGGTCAAAAACTGATGTGGTGCTATCCGGCATTAATATGGGGCCAAATCTGGGTAATTCCATGTGGCACTCCGGTACGCTGGCAGCGGCAAAACAGGCGGTGTTATTCGGCATTAAAGGTATTGCGCTAAGCACGCCGGTTGGCAAAACCGAACCGGATTTTAAGGCGCTTGAGCCTTTTGTTGAAAAGGTACTAAGCTCATTACTGCAAGACGATAAGCTCGCATTATACAATGTGAACTTTCCTGAGCACCCTACGGATATCACCTGGACGAGGCAATCCGTACGTCTATATGACGGTACTGTTATACCCGGCACCGACCCTATGGGCCGCAAACATTACTGGTTTACCGTAACCCCGCTTGAGCCGGCCGACGAAGGTACAGACCGCTGGGCGGTTGAAAATGGACTGGTTTCCATAACCCCGCTAAGGCTCGATTTGACGAATGAAGAAGAGCTTAAACAAATGATAAAAACACAACCCGTAAGCTTGTAG
- a CDS encoding N-acetylglucosamine kinase, which translates to MIIIADGGSTKTNWCLVNEEGKKVYFNTEGYNPYFVSKEYVINSLRENLPTDLEIDKITEVNYYGAGCSTEEKRNQIKESMQVVFTSAKVNIGHDLLAAARALLGHTEGFAAILGTGMNTCTYDGKNIIQNIDSGAYILGDEGSGCHIGKKLLVDYLRGYMPEAVRKLFWETFKLTPDDVNEQVYTKPLANRFCASFSKFVYDNNVHIEYSRNLVRSSFVDFFKNVVTQYPDYQKYTFNCIGSVGYNFRNVLEEVVAENGMTVGKIIRSPIDDLVKYHLELAPSQL; encoded by the coding sequence ATGATCATTATTGCCGATGGCGGCTCAACTAAAACTAACTGGTGCCTGGTAAATGAAGAAGGCAAAAAAGTATATTTTAATACAGAAGGTTATAACCCTTACTTCGTAAGCAAGGAATACGTGATTAACTCATTACGTGAGAATCTGCCTACCGACCTGGAGATCGACAAGATTACAGAGGTAAACTACTACGGTGCGGGTTGTTCAACCGAGGAGAAACGTAACCAGATAAAAGAGTCGATGCAGGTTGTATTTACCTCAGCCAAAGTAAACATCGGTCACGATCTGCTGGCTGCCGCACGTGCGTTGCTTGGCCATACCGAAGGTTTTGCTGCTATATTAGGCACGGGTATGAATACCTGTACTTACGACGGCAAGAACATCATCCAGAATATTGATTCAGGCGCTTACATTTTGGGTGACGAGGGCAGCGGCTGCCACATTGGTAAAAAGCTGCTGGTTGATTACCTGCGTGGTTATATGCCAGAGGCTGTACGCAAGCTTTTTTGGGAAACCTTTAAGCTTACACCTGATGACGTGAATGAGCAGGTATACACCAAGCCATTGGCTAACCGTTTTTGCGCGAGCTTCAGCAAATTTGTGTATGATAATAACGTGCACATTGAGTACTCGCGTAACCTGGTACGTTCATCATTTGTTGATTTCTTTAAAAACGTGGTAACACAATATCCTGACTATCAAAAATATACATTTAACTGCATTGGTTCGGTAGGTTATAACTTCCGTAACGTGTTAGAAGAAGTAGTTGCCGAAAACGGCATGACGGTAGGTAAGATCATTCGTTCACCTATAGATGACCTGGTAAAATATCACCTTGAACTGGCTCCAAGCCAATTATAA
- a CDS encoding NUDIX hydrolase, giving the protein METVLPKFDSVFSIDCVIFGFEAGELKILLIERNEEPFKDWYALPGNFVGQNESIDDGAKRILYELTGLRNMPIKQLHTFGEVNRHPQGRVITVAYFALIRISGQKDLTPITQYARKAFWIPVNEMPKLAFDHTEIFRSAFSKIRKRLNYQPIAFDLLPEKFTLTQLQSLYEIILNKKLDKRNFRKKMLSYGFLKELSEKQKGVSYRAAKLYKFDRRKYNKIFQNDLNMDALPAAAASEEK; this is encoded by the coding sequence TTGGAAACAGTACTACCTAAATTCGACTCCGTATTCTCTATCGACTGTGTGATTTTTGGTTTCGAGGCCGGCGAGTTGAAGATATTACTTATTGAGCGAAATGAGGAGCCTTTTAAAGACTGGTACGCCCTGCCGGGTAACTTCGTCGGGCAAAACGAAAGCATTGATGATGGCGCCAAGCGTATTTTGTATGAGCTTACCGGCCTGCGCAACATGCCTATTAAACAGCTGCATACCTTTGGCGAGGTTAACCGCCACCCGCAGGGGCGAGTAATTACTGTTGCCTATTTTGCCCTGATACGTATAAGCGGCCAAAAGGACCTTACTCCTATTACTCAATACGCGCGTAAAGCGTTCTGGATACCGGTTAACGAAATGCCCAAACTGGCATTTGACCACACCGAGATTTTCAGGAGCGCATTCAGCAAAATAAGGAAGCGGTTAAACTATCAGCCTATTGCGTTTGACCTGCTGCCCGAAAAATTCACTTTAACACAACTACAGTCACTTTACGAGATCATACTGAATAAAAAACTGGATAAGCGTAACTTCCGCAAAAAAATGCTGAGTTACGGCTTTTTAAAGGAACTGAGCGAGAAGCAAAAAGGCGTGTCATACCGTGCCGCCAAACTGTATAAGTTCGATCGCCGTAAATACAACAAGATATTCCAGAACGATTTGAATATGGATGCGCTACCTGCAGCCGCCGCATCCGAAGAAAAATAA
- the pfkA gene encoding 6-phosphofructokinase — protein MQKLSKIAVLTSGGDAPGMNPCIRAVVRTALYNGLQVVGVRQGYQGLIDNNMYDMNNRSVSNILNLGGTILKTARCLPFRTEEGMELAYKNLKARGIDGLVVIGGDGTFTGALRFSKKFPDIAVIGVPGTIDNDLYGSTYTLGFDTATNTVIEAIDKIRDTADAHDRLFFIEVMGRDSGAIALRAGISCGAEAILLPEKETAIEELIVSLKAGHYNKKSSSIVIVAEGDKHGGVYDIAKAVEKEVKNYDIKVTILGHLQRGGSPSSFDRILGSRLGFAAVNAMIAGKTQQMVGLQANNIVLTSLEEALNQHEFKLEEDLMQMMEILSI, from the coding sequence ATGCAAAAACTTTCAAAGATAGCAGTTCTGACATCCGGCGGCGACGCCCCGGGCATGAACCCTTGTATAAGGGCCGTTGTCAGAACCGCGTTATATAATGGATTACAGGTAGTTGGCGTAAGGCAGGGTTACCAGGGCCTTATTGACAATAACATGTATGACATGAACAACCGCTCGGTTAGTAACATACTTAACCTGGGTGGTACCATCTTAAAAACCGCGCGTTGCCTTCCGTTCCGTACCGAAGAAGGTATGGAGCTGGCCTATAAGAATTTAAAAGCCCGCGGGATTGACGGGTTAGTGGTTATCGGCGGCGACGGTACTTTTACCGGTGCCCTGCGCTTCTCAAAAAAATTCCCTGATATTGCGGTAATCGGTGTACCGGGTACTATTGATAACGACTTGTACGGCTCAACCTACACCTTGGGTTTTGATACGGCCACCAATACCGTTATTGAGGCTATCGACAAAATTCGTGATACGGCCGACGCGCACGACCGCCTTTTCTTTATCGAGGTGATGGGTCGCGATTCAGGCGCTATTGCCCTGCGTGCCGGTATTTCATGCGGTGCTGAGGCTATTTTATTGCCTGAAAAGGAAACCGCTATCGAAGAGTTAATCGTGAGTTTAAAAGCAGGCCATTACAATAAAAAATCATCAAGCATTGTAATTGTTGCCGAGGGCGATAAGCACGGTGGCGTATATGATATTGCCAAGGCCGTTGAAAAAGAGGTTAAGAACTACGATATAAAAGTAACCATATTAGGCCACCTACAGCGCGGTGGCAGCCCCAGCAGTTTTGATCGTATTTTGGGTAGCCGTTTAGGTTTTGCCGCGGTAAACGCCATGATAGCCGGTAAAACCCAACAAATGGTGGGCTTGCAGGCAAACAACATCGTTTTAACCTCGCTTGAGGAAGCGCTTAACCAGCACGAGTTTAAACTGGAAGAGGATTTGATGCAGATGATGGAAATACTCTCGATATAA
- the gap gene encoding type I glyceraldehyde-3-phosphate dehydrogenase: MKIGINGFGRIGRLAFRAAVERPDIEVVGINDLVEPDYMAYMLKYDSTHGKFNGTIAVEGGNLVVNGKTIRVTAEKDPANLKWGDVGAEVIIESTGLFLTQETAQKHIDAGAKKVVMSAPAKDDTPTFVMGVNHKQLKADQHIVSNASCTTNCLAPIAKVLNDKFGIEEGLMSTIHAVTATQKTVDGPSAKDWRGGRGAYQNIIPSSTGAAKAVGLVLPELKGKLTGMSFRVPVADVSVVDLTVRLKTATSYEAIKAAMKEASEGDLKGILGYTEDEVVSEDFKGDARTSIFDAKAGIALSDNFVKVVSWYDNEWGYSNKLIDLVQELGKL, translated from the coding sequence ATGAAAATAGGAATTAATGGTTTCGGCCGTATTGGTCGCCTTGCTTTCAGAGCTGCTGTTGAACGCCCGGACATCGAAGTTGTAGGTATCAATGACCTTGTTGAGCCTGATTACATGGCTTACATGCTTAAATACGATTCAACTCACGGTAAATTCAACGGTACTATTGCTGTTGAGGGCGGTAACCTTGTTGTTAACGGCAAAACCATACGTGTAACTGCTGAGAAAGATCCGGCTAACCTTAAATGGGGTGATGTTGGTGCAGAAGTTATCATCGAGTCAACCGGTTTATTCTTAACCCAGGAGACAGCTCAAAAACACATTGACGCAGGTGCTAAAAAAGTAGTAATGAGCGCGCCGGCTAAGGATGATACCCCAACTTTTGTAATGGGTGTAAACCATAAACAATTAAAAGCCGATCAGCACATCGTATCAAACGCATCATGTACTACCAACTGTTTAGCACCAATTGCTAAAGTACTAAACGATAAATTTGGTATCGAAGAAGGTTTAATGAGCACTATCCACGCAGTAACTGCTACGCAAAAAACTGTTGATGGTCCGTCTGCTAAAGACTGGAGAGGTGGCCGTGGTGCTTACCAGAACATCATCCCTTCATCAACAGGTGCTGCTAAAGCTGTAGGCTTAGTATTACCTGAGTTGAAAGGTAAGTTAACTGGTATGTCATTCCGTGTTCCGGTTGCTGACGTATCGGTAGTTGACTTAACCGTTCGCCTTAAAACAGCTACTTCATACGAGGCTATCAAGGCTGCTATGAAAGAAGCTTCAGAAGGTGACCTGAAAGGCATCCTTGGTTATACTGAAGATGAAGTTGTATCAGAAGATTTTAAAGGTGATGCACGTACTTCAATATTTGATGCTAAAGCCGGTATCGCTCTGAGCGACAACTTTGTTAAAGTAGTTTCTTGGTACGATAACGAGTGGGGTTACTCAAATAAGTTGATCGACCTTGTACAAGAGTTAGGCAAATTATAA
- a CDS encoding MBL fold metallo-hydrolase yields the protein MTITFLGTGTSQGVPVIACHCEVCKSHDPHDKRLRSSILIETEGKNIVIDSGPDFRYQMLRADVQHLDAIIFTHEHKDHVAGMDDVRAFNYLQQTPTDVYAIERVQQALKREFIYIFDNAGYPGIPQINLHTIRREDIFHIGSLAVTPIEVLHYKLPVLGFRIGDFTYITDAKTIAPEEVEKIRGTKTLVINALQKQTHISHFTFDEAIAFAQSIGAEKTYFTHISHRLGKHHVISQELPDGIELAYDSLQLHL from the coding sequence GTGACCATAACTTTTTTAGGAACCGGAACTTCGCAGGGTGTACCTGTTATTGCCTGCCATTGCGAGGTATGCAAATCGCATGATCCGCACGATAAGCGTCTGCGCAGCTCGATACTGATTGAAACCGAGGGCAAGAACATCGTGATCGATTCGGGGCCTGACTTTCGTTACCAAATGCTGCGGGCAGATGTACAACATTTGGATGCAATAATTTTTACGCACGAGCACAAGGACCACGTGGCAGGGATGGACGATGTGCGCGCTTTTAATTACCTGCAGCAAACCCCAACGGATGTGTATGCTATAGAAAGGGTGCAGCAGGCCCTAAAGCGCGAATTCATCTATATATTTGATAATGCCGGCTACCCCGGCATCCCGCAAATCAACCTGCATACTATCCGTAGGGAAGATATTTTCCATATCGGCAGCCTGGCCGTTACTCCTATTGAGGTACTGCATTACAAGCTGCCCGTGCTGGGTTTCCGCATTGGCGATTTCACTTATATTACCGATGCCAAAACCATTGCCCCCGAGGAAGTGGAGAAAATAAGAGGCACTAAAACTTTGGTGATAAACGCCCTGCAAAAGCAAACGCATATATCACACTTTACCTTTGATGAAGCCATAGCCTTTGCCCAAAGCATCGGCGCGGAGAAAACCTATTTCACCCACATCAGCCACCGCCTGGGCAAACACCACGTTATCTCGCAGGAGTTACCCGATGGTATTGAGCTGGCTTATGATTCATTACAGCTGCATTTGTAA
- a CDS encoding AAA family ATPase has translation MRINIIGASGAGVTTLGHALANATGYTYIDSDDYYWDNAGHISPFTVRRHADNRNRMLLQDLRSHGNWILGGPVMSWGMPEHVNFDMVVFLQLSPQLRMARLKKREHERYGDIIYTDASRNRQFVDFMNWAAGYDDNTAPSSRTLQNQLNWLQTLRCPVLRITGDTTVDDRLNRVLAAMQQAGT, from the coding sequence ATGCGTATCAATATCATAGGGGCTTCCGGGGCCGGTGTTACTACGCTTGGGCATGCCCTGGCAAATGCAACCGGATATACCTATATAGACAGCGACGATTACTATTGGGATAACGCCGGCCATATATCACCATTTACCGTCAGGCGCCATGCCGATAATCGTAACCGGATGCTTTTGCAGGACCTGCGCAGCCATGGCAACTGGATATTGGGCGGCCCGGTGATGAGCTGGGGTATGCCGGAACATGTGAATTTTGATATGGTGGTGTTTTTGCAATTGTCACCGCAATTACGCATGGCGCGCCTTAAAAAACGCGAGCACGAGCGCTATGGCGATATTATTTATACCGATGCATCACGCAACCGACAGTTTGTTGATTTTATGAATTGGGCTGCCGGTTATGATGATAACACCGCGCCCAGCAGCCGTACCCTGCAAAACCAGCTGAACTGGCTGCAAACACTTAGATGCCCCGTTTTGCGCATCACAGGCGATACCACGGTTGATGATCGCCTTAACCGTGTATTAGCGGCAATGCAACAGGCTGGCACTTAG
- a CDS encoding outer membrane lipoprotein carrier protein LolA, whose product MKKYFILALLVAVQAYGAFAQKDGDAKTILNGLSKKYRSYSSIKTDFVLTVDNKQAGVQNTQTGTLISKIQGNKFRVSLYQPAGKKQVIDQEIISDGKTQWTYMVDEKEVQVNDAGQGDDAFNPAQIFTIYEKGYKYVYNGLQKQNGKTYQVIDLTPEAEKAQFFKIRLMIDKVKKQIYNVLVFDRNGSRYNYTLKTTTPNTPVADAYFSFDAKKHPGVEVVDLR is encoded by the coding sequence ATGAAAAAATACTTTATACTCGCATTGCTGGTAGCTGTACAAGCTTATGGCGCCTTTGCCCAAAAGGATGGCGATGCCAAAACCATTTTGAACGGGCTGAGCAAAAAATACCGCTCATATAGCTCCATAAAAACTGATTTTGTATTGACCGTTGATAACAAACAGGCAGGCGTACAAAATACGCAAACCGGTACGCTGATTTCAAAAATACAGGGCAACAAATTCAGGGTGAGCCTGTACCAGCCGGCCGGCAAAAAACAGGTTATTGATCAGGAGATCATCAGCGATGGTAAAACCCAGTGGACTTACATGGTTGACGAAAAAGAGGTACAGGTGAATGATGCCGGCCAGGGCGACGATGCCTTTAACCCGGCGCAAATATTTACCATCTACGAAAAAGGTTATAAATACGTTTATAACGGCCTGCAAAAACAAAACGGCAAAACTTACCAGGTGATTGACCTGACCCCGGAAGCCGAGAAAGCCCAGTTTTTTAAGATCAGGCTGATGATTGATAAGGTCAAAAAACAGATCTACAACGTGTTGGTGTTTGATCGTAATGGCTCACGCTACAATTACACGCTTAAAACCACTACGCCTAACACTCCGGTGGCCGATGCTTACTTTAGCTTTGATGCCAAAAAGCACCCAGGCGTTGAGGTGGTTGACCTTCGGTAA